One stretch of Glycine soja cultivar W05 chromosome 7, ASM419377v2, whole genome shotgun sequence DNA includes these proteins:
- the LOC114420000 gene encoding stress-induced protein SAM22, which translates to MGVFTFEDEINSPVAPATLYKALVTDADNVIPKALDSFKSVENVEGNGGPGTIKKITFLEDGETKFVLHKIESIDEANLGYSYSVVGGAALPDTAEKITFDSKLVAGPNGGSAGKLTVKYETKGDAEPNQDELKTGKAKADALFKAIEAYLLAHPDYN; encoded by the exons ATGGGTGTTTTCACATTCGAGGACGAAATCAACTCCCCTGTGGCTCCTGCTACTCTTTACAAGGCCCTAGTTACAGATGCCGACAACGTCATCCCAAAGGCTCTTGATTCCTTCAAGAGTGTTGAAAACGTTGAGGGAAATGGTGGCCCAGGAACCATCAAGAAGATCACTTTCCTTGAGG ATGGAGAAACCAAGTTTGTGCTGCACAAAATAGAAAGCATTGATGAGGCGAACTTGGGATACAGCTACAGCGTGGTTGGGGGTGCTGCATTGCCAGACACGGCGGAGAAGATCACATTCGACTCCAAATTGGTTGCTGGTCCCAATGGAGGGTCTGCTGGGAAGCTCACTGTCAAATACGAAACAAAAGGAGATGCTGAGCCCAACCAAGACGAACTCAAAACTGGAAAAGCCAAGGCTGATGCTCTCTTCAAGGCCATTGAGGCTTACCTTTTGGCCCATCCCGATTACAACTAA